DNA sequence from the Sporolituus thermophilus DSM 23256 genome:
CACAGGTGCTACCCCTATTGCTCGGTCATGAATCCCTAGTTCATCAATGACTTCGGCTACCAGACGGTGAATAATGCCGTGGTGGCATCCCGGGCAGTAATGAAAAGGTACATCGCGCAATGCTTGGGGCCTGGCAAATATTTTTTCAGCCATATTTACTTGCCTCCCTTACCACTCATGATATTGACGATTTGTTCGTAAACCGCTTTCGGGCTTGGCATCATGCCGCCCGTTCGCCCGTAGAAGTAGACAGGCTTGGCGCCGTTTACGGCTAATCTGACATCTTCAACCATCTGGCCGGCACTTAGCTCAATCGTCAAAAACGCATGAGCTTTTTGGGCAAGGAGGTTAAAAGGAAGATCGGGGAACGGCCATAATGTAATAGGACGTAGCATGCCGACTTTCATACCTGCCGCCCGTGCTTTCTCCATAGCTGACCTGGCTATGCGCGAAGTAATGCCATAAGCTACCAAGACAAGTTCGGCGTCGTCAGTATAGAGTTCTTCATAACGAGGTTCCTTGTCGCGAATGGTCTGATACTTTTTCTGCAGGTGAGTATTATGCTTTTCTAATTCATCCGGCTGGAGGTGAAGAGAATTAATAATATTAGGGTCTTTCCGCCCGCCTTTCATACCTGTCGCTGCCCATGGTTTTTCAACAGGTGACGCTTGACTGGTATTGAATTCAACCGGCTCCATCATTTGCCCCAAAGCTCCGTCACCAAGAATCATAACAGGATTGCGGTATTGATCGGCTAAATCAAACGCGAGAACAGTGATATCTACTAGTTCCTGGACAGAATTGGGAGCCAGGACGATATTACGATAATCGCCATGTCCGCCGCCTTTGGTTGCCTGAAAATAATCGGCCTGACCTGGTTGAATTCCGCCAAGACCGGGACCGCCGCGCATAATGTTAACAATCACACAAGGCAGTTCGGCGCCGGCAATATAAGAAATGCCTTCCTGTTTTAGACTAATACCCGGACTGGACGAGGAAGTCATCACTCGGGCGCCTGCACCGGCAGCGCCATAAACCATGTTAATGGCGGCAATTTCACTTTCGGCCTGCAAAAAAACCCCGCCGACCTGAGGCATCCGCTTAGCCATGTACTCTGTCAATTCTGTCTGCGGGGTTATAGGGTAGCCAAAATAATGGCGACACCCAGCAACGATAGCCGCTTCACCAATGGCTTCATTGCCTTTCATCAAGACTTTTTCTGCCACACCAATCACTCCCAACCTTATTTATGGATTTCAATAGCCACGTCAGGACAAGTTTTCGCACAGAGAGCACAGCCGATGCATTTCGAAGGATCTGTCACGGTAGCGGGACGATAGCCTTTACTATTAAAACGGTCAGCTATTACGACTATTTTTTTAGGACAAGCTCTTGTGCACAATTCACATCCCTTGCACCTTTCTTCATTAAATACCGGTTTTGGCATATAGGTCTGTCCTCCTTTATAATTTTTCACAGGTTTCGCCTGGAATCAGCAAGTACATCCCAAACGTCGGGAAATAAGTTTAGCCTTTTCTTTTAGTATTTCTATTATTGCTTCATATCTATCCACGCCAAGCATAGAACTGGCGCTGGATATTGACAAGGCGGCGGCTACTTTTCCGCCGGCATTATAGATGGGTACAGCAATACAGGTGATACCTTCGATCGTTTCATTGCAACCAATGGCATAACCTTGTTCGCGTACTTTCATAAGTTCACGGCGTAGTGATTCATGGTCGGTAAGTGTAAATTGGGTAAAGCGTTCAATACCACGTAACAAAATTGCTTCGTAGATTTCCTCAGGTGCATGGGCCAGCAGGATTTTGCCAACAGCGGTACTATGAATGGCCATACTAAAATCGAATTTGGGAATAATAAGAAAAGGACGTTGCGGTTCTACTTTATCGACGATAACTAGCTCGTCACGAGCTAAAACAGCCAGTAGAACAATTTCTTTTGTTTCATTTGCCAGTTCAACCATGATCGGGCGGGCGGCAGTACGAATATCGAGTCTTTCTGCACAAATTTCCCCCAGATGAATAAGTCGCATTCCCAGAGAATAACGGCCATTATCGGTCTGTTGCACAAAACCACGAGCCAACATAGTTTGTAATAGACTGTGAACAGTACTTTTTTGTACGCCTAATATTTTGCTAAGCTCAGTCACCCCCATCGCATGGGGATACCGACCAAGAATAAGTAATAGTTCAAGGGCTCGATCGACAGAAGCGACTATATAGGGCGATGCCTTTTGCAGCAATAAATCACCTCCGTTTCCATATAACGAACATCGTTCTGAATATAATATATTCGCGCAATGTAGAAAAAAATCCTGCCTGGACAAGCTTGGTTACATATGAATACAAAATACCCCGCGCTTTATTATGCGCGGGGTATTTTTACTCGGCTTCGTAAATTACAATTGTCATTTTTTCACCCGATTTACTGACGCCAAAAATATACCCGTCCTTCTTTAACGACTTGTTCAAAAAGTCGACAACATCTACTAAAACGGCGTTCGCGGCAAAGGTTTTGCTGGCGACAATTTCGAGCTTTCCTTTGACACCAAGTTCTTCATTCAAAACACTTCACGCCTTACTTTAGGATTTCGACCAGATCTCCCGTTTTGAGCATAGCAGCGTTGCCTTCATCGGTGTCAATATGCATTTCGAGCTTAAATTCTTCATGGACACGAACAAGAACGTTTTCGAAAACAACCGCCCGGTCGCCGCCGCTGCGGACGCGAACGAAATCTTTATCTTTAAGACCAAACTTTTCAGCGTCTGCGGGCGTCATGTGGATATGGCGCCACGCGATAATTACCCCTTCTTCCAGCTTTACGGATCCCTGAGGGCCAACAAGAGTAACACCGGGTGAACCCGTTAAGTCGCCCGAGTCGCGTACCGGAGGATTAATGCCTAGTTTTATGGCGTCGGTAAGAGCAACTTCGACCTGCGACTTTTTGCGCTCCGGCCCCAAGATGCGAACATTTTTAAAGGTACCTTTTTCCGTTACCAGATCTACCGTCTCGTGAGCAGCATATTGTCCGGGTTGAGACAGTTCTTTCATGGGCCGCAATTGATACCCTTTGCCGTAAAGAATGTCTAAATGTTCGCGGGTAACATGAACATGACGGCCCGATACGCCGACGGGAATTTTAAAATTGGACATAACTGATAAGCACTCCTTTATTTAGATATGATAGTGTAATAACTACTCGATTATTTCCGAAAAGTAAATGACGGTTACTATATCAGCAGGGGTTAGCGTTTTTTCATAAATTGACTGCAAAAAGACCAAGAGGTCATCCACAGAGGCAAAATCCGGGTTTTCCCCTTGTAGATCCTCAATTGTTAGTTGGGCGATAGGTTTAACCAGCACTCTATCGATGACCGCCGTATATATTTTCTTTTTTTGAGCAAACCGTTTGCCGACTGTAACCCAGACTATGTCTCCTTCTGCGTATTTATGGGTTTTGTCTCCTAAGCGAATGGTACAGCTTTTACGCCGGCAGACCAGCTGACTATGATAATTCGAGGAATAAAAGTTAAGTGCCCGCATTTCTCTTCCCCCTTAGTTTTTCAACCTAGCCACTTTTTGATGCGCTCCACAGCTTCAACCAAACGGTCTTCCGGCTGCACCAGCGCTAAGCGGACATAACCCTCACCGTATTGCCCAAAGGCAACGCCGGGAATAACGGCAACGCCAGTATTTTTGAGCAAATCAATGGTAAAATCGAATGAGGATTGCCGGGTAGGTACAGGCGCCCAGACGTACATGGAGGCTTTGGGCCGCTCAACCGGCCAGCCTATTGCCGTAAAGCCGTCTACAATTATATCGCGCCGCCGCTGATAGCATGCAGCCGTAGCTATAGTGCAATCTTGCGGACCGGTCAGAGCCGCTATGGCTGCTTTTTGAATAGGGTAGAAAACGCCATAGTCAAAATTTGACTTTAGGCGCCCTAATAGGCCGATAACTTGAGAATTGCCCACAACAAAACCGATACGGCATCCAGCCATGTTATAGGTTTTGGACAAAGAATGAAACTCAACACCTACTTCTTTAGCGCCAGGCACACTTAAAAAGCTATCCGGCTTATAGCCGTCAAAAACCAGTTCGCTGTAGGCAAAGTCATGGCAAATAACAAAACCGTAACGTTTAGCAAGTTCGACCGCCTGACAGAAAAAGTCGCGCGTCGCCGTCGCAGCCAGCGGGTTATTAGGATAATTAATAATCATCAACTTTGTGCGTCGCAAAATGGACTCATCGATAGACGTTAAATCCGGCAGGTACTGATTTTCCGGTTTGAGCGGCATATAGTGCAGCTGAGCGCCGGCCGTTAAAGGTCCGGCACTATAGATGGGATAGCCTGGGTCAGGAACCAGGACAATATCTCCCGGATTGACCAGGCATAAGGATATGTGCGCCAGACCTTCTTGGGAACCAATGAGAGAGTGGACTTCTGTTGACGGGTCCAGAGAAACGTTAAATTTGGTTTGATACCATGCGGCAATGGCCTGTAACAATTCGGGCAGTCCTCTAGTCAGAGTATATCCGTAATTGCGCGGGTTAAGGACTGCCTCTTGCAAAGCGGCGATTATGTGAGACGCCGGGGGCAAATCTGGACTACCGATACTAAGAGTAATAACGTCGCGACCGGCAGCCGTCTCTTTTTGGCGCAATTCGTCAACCTGGCTGAAAATGGCCGACGTCAATCCCCGCATGCGCTCTGCCTGCTCAACCATGGTCTGCTCCCCCTATAAGAAATTCGCTTGGAAGATTTCCCACCAAGATATACATTCAATGTCTTACTGCGAATTCCTTGCGCCTTTACGTTTATTTTGCACGTACTCGTGGATAGCAGCCGCTGCCTTTTTGCCGGCTCCCATCGCCTGAATAACCGTGGCGGCACCGGTAACGATGTCGCCACCGGCAAAAACTCCTTCTTTCGATGTCCGGCCGGTTTCGTCCGTAGTTATGTTGCCCCGCTTATTTACGGCCAGGCCGGGAGTAGTTTGTTGGACTAAAGGATTGGGCCCCTGGCCGATGGCCATGATGACGGTATCGACATCGAGTACAAAATTGGAGTTTGCGATCGGAACAGGTTTTCGCCGCCCCGATTCATCAGGTTCGCCGAGCTCCATGCGGATACATTCCAATCCTTTCACCCAACCCCGTTCGTCGCCAATGATACGCACCGGATTGGTCAGTAGCCTAAATTCTACGCCTTCTTCCTTCGCATGTTCGATCTCCTCCGCTCGGGCAGGCATTTCTTCCTCTGAGCGGCGGTACACAATATAAACATTTTCAGCACCGAGGCGCAATGCGGTTCGGGCGGCGTCCATGGCAACATTGCCAGCGCCGACAACGGCTACCCGTTTTCCAGCATGAACAGGCGTGCCTGCTTCGGGAAATTTATAAGCCTTCATTAAATTTACCCGGGTCAAAAATTCATTAGCTGAATATACCCCGTTGAGATTTTCCCCCGGTATATCCATGAAGTGCGGCAGTCCCGCCCCGGTACCGATAAAGACAGCGTCAAATCCTTCTTCGGTGAGGAGTTCGTCGATGGTAAAAGTCTTACCGATAACAGCGTTGACAACGATTTCCACACCTAATTCTTTCAATTCTTCGATTTCCTGGCGTACAATTTCCTTAGGCAACCTGAATTCAGGGATACCATACATCAGCACACCGCCTGGGGCGTGAAGCGCTTCAAAGACCGTAACTTTGTAGCCCATGCGGGCAAGGTCCCCTGCAGCCGATAATCCCGCCGGTCCGGCGCCAATAATGGCTACTTTGCCAAGTGGCTCCGGCGGCAAAATTACCTTTTGTTTGCGTCCGCGGGCGCGGGCATAGTCGGCGGCAAACCGTTCCAGGCGGCCGATGCCTACCGGCTCGCCTTTTTTACCCACTACGCAGAATTTTTCGCACTGGTCTTCCTGCGGGCATACCCTACCACAAATGGCAGGCAGGTTATTCTTGGTCTTGATTTCGTCAATCGCCGCAGTAAAGTCGCCTTCCCGAATATGCTTAATAAAAGCAGGGATATTAATGCCGACCGGACAACCCTGCCGACAAGGTGCTGTCTTGCATTGCAGACAACGGCTGGCCTCGGCCTTGGCGGTAGTATCATCATAACCAAGTGCCACTTCGTCAAAATTGCGGCGCCGGATTTCCGGCTGCTGCTCCGGCATCTTGTGTTTTATCGATGACACGAACAATCACCTCCGCAACGATGTTCCCGGCGCTCATAGCTATGATACATTTTCTGGCGGGCCATTAAACCGTCAAAATCCACTTCATGGGCATTAAATTCAGGACCATCAACGCAGGCAAACTTGTTTTTGTTGCCAACGCTTACACGGCAACCGCCGCACATGCCAGTACCGTCCACCATAATCGGGTTAAGGCTGACAATAGTATGAACCCCGTACGGACGCGTTACCTCAGCTACACTTTTCATCATGATTACCGGACCGATCGCCATAACAAGGTCAATCTTTTCGCCGGCGGCAAGCATCTCCTTTAAGGGGTCAATTACCAAACCTTTTCGGCCTTTTGACCCGTCATCAGTAGTAATGTAAAGTACATCGCTTATAGCGGCCATTTCTTGTTCGAGAATAAGTAAATCCGCATTGCGAGCCCCGATAATCGAAATTACTTTATTACCTGCTTCTTTGTAAGCGCGGGCAATGGGATACACCGGCGCGACACCAATTCCGCCGCCGACACAAACCACCGTACCAAATTTTTCAATGTGGGTAGCCTTGCCAAGAGGCCCTGCTAGATCGAGTAGTGCGTCGCCTGCTGACAAGCGGCCAAGTTGCCGCGTCGTATGCCCCACCTCTTGAAAAATTAAGGTGATTGTACCTGCGGCACGGTCGAAGTCGGCGATGGTGAGTGGAATACGTTCGCCATTTTCATCAATCCGCAAAATGACAAACTGGCCCGGCTGGCACTTGCGGGCAATAAGCGGCGCCTGCACAACGAATAACTTCACGCTCGGCGCCAGTTCCTGCTTTTTTAAAATCGTAAACAAAATCTCACTCCCCCTATAGTTAGTAACTATCTAGTCAGACGCATACTGCGCCGCGCTGCCTCATATTTTACCCTTTCTTCGTCGATGGTGGTCAGATTCCCTTTTTCCAGCAAAATGCGGCCATTTACCATGACTGTATCCACATCACCGGACTGAGCCGCATATACCAAAAGTGATACAAGATCATGGCGCGGATGCCAATGCGGTCCCTGAAGAGACAGTAAGGTAATATCAGCTTTATAACCGGCGGCCAGTACGCCAATACTGCCGCCAAGTCCGAGAGCCTCAGCGCCGCGACGCGTAGCCATGTCCAAGGCGGTTGCTGCTGGCACGGCAAGCGGATCGTTGTTTCTTACTTTGGCCAGGAGGGCCGCTAATCTCATTTCTTCCAGCATATCAAGGTTATTATTGCTCGCAGCGCCATCGGTTCCCAAGCCAACGCAAATGCCGGCTGATAATAATTCATGTACCGGGGCAATACCACTGGCCAATTTCATATTACTGCCCGGATTATGAGCAACACGTACCTTTTTGCGGGCCATAATCGCAATATCCTCTTCCGTCAGATGCACACAGTGCGCGGCCAAAACACCACAATCTAAAACTCCGAGTTCGTTCATTAACGCAATAGGAGTTTTACCGTGTTCTTTCAGGCAGGTTTCAACTTCTCCTGCCGTTTCGGATAAGTGGATATGAATTTCGGCCTTCAGTCGGCCGGCCAATTCAACTACCCGGCGCAAATAGGCAGGCGGACAAGTATAGGGAGCATGGGGGCCGAGCATAACGGTAATACGGCCTTCGGCCGCGTTATGCCATTCACGGAACAACACTTCACTTTCGTGTAGGGCCTGCTCAGCGGTGGGCGCAACGCCTGCCATCCCCCGTGACAGAACTGCCCGTATACCACTGTCAGCTGCGGCTTGGGCAACTTCGGGCATAAAAAAATACATATCGGCAAAAGTTGTCGTCCCGGTTTTTATCATTTCAACAATAGCCAGCATGCTGCCCCAATATACATCTTCAGCCGTCAACTTTCTTTCGGCCGGCCAGATCTTGTTTTGCAGCCAGTCCATGAGCGCCATATCATCAGCGTAAGAGCGAAAAAGCGTCATAGCCGCATGGGTATGGGTATTGACAAACCCAGGGATGGCCAATTTATCTGTGCAGTCGATAACATGATCAGCTTGCCAATCTTGTTTTTCTGACCCCACCCATGCAATTTCCGAACCGCTAATGGCTATATCACTCTTGGTAATTGTACCGTCTGCTCCCCAAACATAGGCATTTTTCAGTAACAATGTTTTCGCCATGCTATTTCTCCCATCATATCATTTTTTGCCGTTGGCGGTAATGCTCTTTATAAAAGGTATGCATTATCTGGACATCCTTTTCGTCAAGCACGACTGCACCGCCTAATTGAGTGGCGTAGATATAAATCTGTGCGGCCTTTTCTACCAGTTCACAGGCCGTAACTGCTTCTTCCAGAGAATCACCACAGCCAATAACGCCATGATTGGCCAACAAAAGAGCTTTTTTGCCATTAAGAGCCTTAGCAGCGTTAAGTGCTAATTCCTCCGTGCCAGGAAGAGCATATTCGGTTACATCAACGCTTCCCCCTGTTACCTGAATAAGGTCCTCGATAATAGGGGGAATAGCCTTACGCGCTACCGCACAGGCACTGGCAAAAATGCTATGGGTATGCACGATGGCCCCAATATCGCTACGGGCGCGGTAAATTGCAAGGTGCAGCGGCAGTTCGGAGGAAGGCTTAAGATGACCGTCAACAATCATGCCATCTAATGATACAATAACAACATCCTCCGCCTTTAACGTCCGGTAGTCCCGTCCTGAGGGAGTAACAGCAATCAATTCGGAATCGGGTAACCGCGCACTGATATTTCCCCATGTTCCCGCCACAAGCCCTTTTTCCAAAAGCGTACGACCGACGGTAACAATACGCTCCCGAATATTTGATAGCTTTGCCATAAGCTTATCTCCTAAGGTTTATCTTCTCGTTATTGGCCAAATTGGCAATGGCCCGATCATAGGGAGGGCGTAATACCCCATATTCCGTAATAATGGCGGTAATATATTGGTTAGGGGTAACATCAAAAGCGGGATTATAAATATCAATGCCTTCTGGAGCGACGCGAATCCCCCCAAAAGAACTCACTTCGTCGGCGCTGCGCTCCTCGATCGGAATATCTGCACCGCTGGCAATCGTAAAGTCAAAAGTGGAAACCGGAGCAGCCACAAAGAAGGGAATACCATGCTCTTTGGCCAATACTGCCACGCTGTAAGTACCAATTTTATTAGCAACATCGCCGTTACGGGCAATGCGATCGGCGCCAACGAGCACCGCTTGTACCATCCCATTTTTCATAACCCAGCCCGCCATGTTGTCAGTAATTAGCGTAACGGGAATGTTTTCTTGCGCCAGTTCCCAGGCTGTTAGCCGGGCTCCCTGCAGCAAAGGACGCGTTTCATCAACAAATACCCGTCTAATTTTGCCTTCCGCCCAAGCCTGGCGTATGACTCCCAACGCGGTCCCAAAAGCAACCGTTGCCAACGCACCGGCATTGCAATGGGTCAATACGGCGTACTCGCCTCTGGTAAAAAGTTGCGCGCCATAAAGGGAAATCTTTTTATTTACCTCTTTGTCTTCGGCAGCGATAGCTTGCGCTTCGTCTTCCAATGCAGCCACGACAATAGCCGGATCAGTACCTTGGTCATAACGGCTTGCTACCG
Encoded proteins:
- the gltA gene encoding NADPH-dependent glutamate synthase, with protein sequence MPEQQPEIRRRNFDEVALGYDDTTAKAEASRCLQCKTAPCRQGCPVGINIPAFIKHIREGDFTAAIDEIKTKNNLPAICGRVCPQEDQCEKFCVVGKKGEPVGIGRLERFAADYARARGRKQKVILPPEPLGKVAIIGAGPAGLSAAGDLARMGYKVTVFEALHAPGGVLMYGIPEFRLPKEIVRQEIEELKELGVEIVVNAVIGKTFTIDELLTEEGFDAVFIGTGAGLPHFMDIPGENLNGVYSANEFLTRVNLMKAYKFPEAGTPVHAGKRVAVVGAGNVAMDAARTALRLGAENVYIVYRRSEEEMPARAEEIEHAKEEGVEFRLLTNPVRIIGDERGWVKGLECIRMELGEPDESGRRKPVPIANSNFVLDVDTVIMAIGQGPNPLVQQTTPGLAVNKRGNITTDETGRTSKEGVFAGGDIVTGAATVIQAMGAGKKAAAAIHEYVQNKRKGARNSQ
- a CDS encoding sulfide/dihydroorotate dehydrogenase-like FAD/NAD-binding protein, whose protein sequence is MFTILKKQELAPSVKLFVVQAPLIARKCQPGQFVILRIDENGERIPLTIADFDRAAGTITLIFQEVGHTTRQLGRLSAGDALLDLAGPLGKATHIEKFGTVVCVGGGIGVAPVYPIARAYKEAGNKVISIIGARNADLLILEQEMAAISDVLYITTDDGSKGRKGLVIDPLKEMLAAGEKIDLVMAIGPVIMMKSVAEVTRPYGVHTIVSLNPIMVDGTGMCGGCRVSVGNKNKFACVDGPEFNAHEVDFDGLMARQKMYHSYERREHRCGGDCSCHR
- a CDS encoding 4Fe-4S binding protein, with translation MPKPVFNEERCKGCELCTRACPKKIVVIADRFNSKGYRPATVTDPSKCIGCALCAKTCPDVAIEIHK
- a CDS encoding class II aldolase/adducin family protein is translated as MAKLSNIRERIVTVGRTLLEKGLVAGTWGNISARLPDSELIAVTPSGRDYRTLKAEDVVIVSLDGMIVDGHLKPSSELPLHLAIYRARSDIGAIVHTHSIFASACAVARKAIPPIIEDLIQVTGGSVDVTEYALPGTEELALNAAKALNGKKALLLANHGVIGCGDSLEEAVTACELVEKAAQIYIYATQLGGAVVLDEKDVQIMHTFYKEHYRQRQKMI
- the pduL gene encoding phosphate propanoyltransferase is translated as MSNFKIPVGVSGRHVHVTREHLDILYGKGYQLRPMKELSQPGQYAAHETVDLVTEKGTFKNVRILGPERKKSQVEVALTDAIKLGINPPVRDSGDLTGSPGVTLVGPQGSVKLEEGVIIAWRHIHMTPADAEKFGLKDKDFVRVRSGGDRAVVFENVLVRVHEEFKLEMHIDTDEGNAAMLKTGDLVEILK
- a CDS encoding LL-diaminopimelate aminotransferase; its protein translation is MVEQAERMRGLTSAIFSQVDELRQKETAAGRDVITLSIGSPDLPPASHIIAALQEAVLNPRNYGYTLTRGLPELLQAIAAWYQTKFNVSLDPSTEVHSLIGSQEGLAHISLCLVNPGDIVLVPDPGYPIYSAGPLTAGAQLHYMPLKPENQYLPDLTSIDESILRRTKLMIINYPNNPLAATATRDFFCQAVELAKRYGFVICHDFAYSELVFDGYKPDSFLSVPGAKEVGVEFHSLSKTYNMAGCRIGFVVGNSQVIGLLGRLKSNFDYGVFYPIQKAAIAALTGPQDCTIATAACYQRRRDIIVDGFTAIGWPVERPKASMYVWAPVPTRQSSFDFTIDLLKNTGVAVIPGVAFGQYGEGYVRLALVQPEDRLVEAVERIKKWLG
- a CDS encoding amidohydrolase; this encodes MAKTLLLKNAYVWGADGTITKSDIAISGSEIAWVGSEKQDWQADHVIDCTDKLAIPGFVNTHTHAAMTLFRSYADDMALMDWLQNKIWPAERKLTAEDVYWGSMLAIVEMIKTGTTTFADMYFFMPEVAQAAADSGIRAVLSRGMAGVAPTAEQALHESEVLFREWHNAAEGRITVMLGPHAPYTCPPAYLRRVVELAGRLKAEIHIHLSETAGEVETCLKEHGKTPIALMNELGVLDCGVLAAHCVHLTEEDIAIMARKKVRVAHNPGSNMKLASGIAPVHELLSAGICVGLGTDGAASNNNLDMLEEMRLAALLAKVRNNDPLAVPAATALDMATRRGAEALGLGGSIGVLAAGYKADITLLSLQGPHWHPRHDLVSLLVYAAQSGDVDTVMVNGRILLEKGNLTTIDEERVKYEAARRSMRLTR
- a CDS encoding IclR family transcriptional regulator; the encoded protein is MLQKASPYIVASVDRALELLLILGRYPHAMGVTELSKILGVQKSTVHSLLQTMLARGFVQQTDNGRYSLGMRLIHLGEICAERLDIRTAARPIMVELANETKEIVLLAVLARDELVIVDKVEPQRPFLIIPKFDFSMAIHSTAVGKILLAHAPEEIYEAILLRGIERFTQFTLTDHESLRRELMKVREQGYAIGCNETIEGITCIAVPIYNAGGKVAAALSISSASSMLGVDRYEAIIEILKEKAKLISRRLGCTC
- a CDS encoding ASCH domain-containing protein, whose translation is MRALNFYSSNYHSQLVCRRKSCTIRLGDKTHKYAEGDIVWVTVGKRFAQKKKIYTAVIDRVLVKPIAQLTIEDLQGENPDFASVDDLLVFLQSIYEKTLTPADIVTVIYFSEIIE
- a CDS encoding 3-methyl-2-oxobutanoate dehydrogenase subunit VorB, with protein sequence MAEKVLMKGNEAIGEAAIVAGCRHYFGYPITPQTELTEYMAKRMPQVGGVFLQAESEIAAINMVYGAAGAGARVMTSSSSPGISLKQEGISYIAGAELPCVIVNIMRGGPGLGGIQPGQADYFQATKGGGHGDYRNIVLAPNSVQELVDITVLAFDLADQYRNPVMILGDGALGQMMEPVEFNTSQASPVEKPWAATGMKGGRKDPNIINSLHLQPDELEKHNTHLQKKYQTIRDKEPRYEELYTDDAELVLVAYGITSRIARSAMEKARAAGMKVGMLRPITLWPFPDLPFNLLAQKAHAFLTIELSAGQMVEDVRLAVNGAKPVYFYGRTGGMMPSPKAVYEQIVNIMSGKGGK
- a CDS encoding DUF4264 family protein, producing the protein MNEELGVKGKLEIVASKTFAANAVLVDVVDFLNKSLKKDGYIFGVSKSGEKMTIVIYEAE
- the mtnA gene encoding S-methyl-5-thioribose-1-phosphate isomerase, with the translated sequence MLQSIIWSDGVLQLLNQTLLPAKIEYISCRDWQTVAEAIRRLEVRGAPAIGAAAAFGLVLGARELITTNEKFWPGITEIAAALRKTRPTAVNLFWAIDRMLSVASRYDQGTDPAIVVAALEDEAQAIAAEDKEVNKKISLYGAQLFTRGEYAVLTHCNAGALATVAFGTALGVIRQAWAEGKIRRVFVDETRPLLQGARLTAWELAQENIPVTLITDNMAGWVMKNGMVQAVLVGADRIARNGDVANKIGTYSVAVLAKEHGIPFFVAAPVSTFDFTIASGADIPIEERSADEVSSFGGIRVAPEGIDIYNPAFDVTPNQYITAIITEYGVLRPPYDRAIANLANNEKINLRR